From a single Drosophila sulfurigaster albostrigata strain 15112-1811.04 chromosome 3, ASM2355843v2, whole genome shotgun sequence genomic region:
- the LOC133844767 gene encoding uncharacterized protein LOC133844767: MRFALVFVFALISGPIFVRCASTDTTGGTTGSTGSTGSTTGSTGSTTGTTGSSTGSTTGSTGSTTGSTGSTTGTTGSSTGTTGSSTGTTGSSTGTTGSSTSTPAGSSTSTSSSTPAASSSTSTSSSPSTTPSTNTSSSDTSSSTTNDSAEVERLRLLEILDRLKAQRRRMRNELRKSRARAAAIRRRRNAATNRRQRQRRGRINRRG; encoded by the exons ATGCGTTTTGCcctcgttttcgtttttgcgcTTATCAGCGGCCCAATCTTTGTTAGATGCGCCTCAACGGATACTACTGGGGGCACAACAGGCTCAACGGGTTCTACCGGCAGCACAACGGGTTCTACTGGCAGCACAACGGGTACTACTGGTAGCTCAACAGGCAGCACAACGGGTTCTACTGGCAGCACAACGGGTTCTACTGGCAGCACAACGGGTACTACCGGCAGCTCAACAGGTACTACTGGAAGCTCAACGGGTACTACAGGCAGCTCTACGGGCACTACCGGTAGCTCAACATCGACCCCAGCAGGCAGCTCAACATCCACATCGTCAAGTACCCCAGCAGCTAGTTCTTCCACCAGCACTTCCTCCAGTCCTTCTACCACCCCATCCACAAATACTTCTTCTTCCGATACCAGTTCCAGTACCACAAACGATTCAGCGGAAGTCGAAAGACTTCGCCTATTGGAAATACTTGATCGTCTGAAAGCTCAGCGTCGCCGTATGAGAAACGAGCTTCGCAAATCAAGAGCTCGTGCAGCCGCGATCCGAAGAAGGCGCAATGCTGCGACTAATAggcgccaacgccaacgcagAG GTAGGATCAATCGCCGCGGTTGA
- the LOC133844942 gene encoding uncharacterized protein LOC133844942, which produces MRFAFVLVFALISGPMVARCAATDTTGTTGTTGSTTGTTGTTGTTGSTTGTTGTTGTTGSTTGTTGSTTGTTGSTTGTTGSTTGTTGSTTGTTGSSTDTTGSSTSTSSGTPAASSSTSPSTTTSTSPSSSPSSTTSTSTPSDTSSSTTTDSEEAERLRERIRRLRAERRRLRKELRKSRARTAAIRRRRNAAANRRQRQRANRINRRG; this is translated from the coding sequence ATGCGCTTTGCCttcgttttagtttttgctCTCATCAGCGGCCCAATGGTTGCTAGATGCGCCGCAACGGATACTACCGGCACAACGGGTACTACCGGCAGCACAACGGGTACTACCGGCACAACGGGTACTACCGGCAGCACAACGGGTACTACCGGCACAACGGGTACTACCGGCAGCACAACGGGTACTACAGGTAGCACAACGGGTACTACAGGCAGCACAACGGGTACTACTGGAAGCACAACGGGTACTACAGGCAGCACAACGGGTACTACCGGCAGCTCCACGGATACTACTGGAAGCTCAACATCTACGTCGTCAGGCACCCCGGCAGCCAGTTCGTCCACCAGTCCATCAACAACTACTTCGACTAGTCCTTCCAGCAGCCCATCATCGACTACTTCCACAAGTACTCCTTCCGACACCAGCTCCAGCACTACTACCGATTCGGAGGAAGCCGAAAGACTTCGCGAAAGAATTAGGCGCTTGAGAGCCGAACGTCGCCGATTGAGAAAAGAGCTTCGTAAGTCTAGAGCTCGTACAGCCGCGATCCGAAGAAGGCGCAACGCTGCGGCTAATAGGCGTCAACGCCAACGCGCAAACAGGATCAATCGCCGTGGTTGA
- the LOC133844804 gene encoding uncharacterized protein LOC133844804, which translates to MRFAFVLVFALVSGPIVARCAAATTTPTGSPSTTPTASTPTTASSTSPTTSTSTSPTTSTSTSPTTSTSTTPTTSTSTSPATSSTTTSTSPSTSTSTDTSSSTTSTLTKAERRRLLKIIARLRAERRTLRTQLRNKAVRTVVIRKTRVVKKKSG; encoded by the coding sequence ATGCGTTTTGCCTTCGTTCTAGTTTTTGCTCTCGTCAGCGGCCCGATCGTTGCTAGATGCGCCGCCGCCACAACAACCCCGACAGGCAGTCCTTCTACTACTCCAACAGCAAGTACTCCCACAACGGCAAGCTCCACCAGTCCAACGACTAGTACTTCCACTAGTCCTACCACTAGTACTTCTACTAGTCCTACCACCAGTACATCCACCACTCCGACAACAAGTACTTCGACTAGTCCTGCCACCAGTTCAACAACGACTTCTACCAGCCCATCCACAAGTACTTCGACCGATACCAGTTCCAGCACCACAAGCACATTGACTAAGGCAGAAAGACGTCGcctattgaaaattattgctcGCTTGAGAGCTGAGCGTCGGACTTTGAGAACTCAGCTTCGCAACAAAGCAGTTCGTACAGTCGTAATCCGGAAAACTCGTGTCGTCAAAAAGAAAAGTGGCTGA